One Pyrococcus furiosus DSM 3638 genomic window, CTCTCCCTCAAAGCGCTCGGACTTTCTTTTGAGGTCTTTGAGGATTTTCCTGGCCTCTCTTCTGTTGAGATCCTTCCACTTGACCTCAACGAAGAGCAGTTTGTCTTTGAGTTCAGCTATAGCATCTATCTCCTCCCCCCTATGCCACCACCTTGAGACGCCTTTCTGTCCAAAATCAAGGATTCTAAGCCTAAGCATCTCCCTCACAAGTCTCTCGAACATCTTTCCGTAGTAGGCGTTGATTTCTCCACTAATCCTTTCCCAGACCTCATTAACGAGACCCAACTCGAGGTCGGCTAAGTTTGGATAGACAAAGCGGAACCAGAAGTTGAAGAAGTTGTCTCTAATGTAGTATTGCCCTCTTTTTCTCTTCCCGTAGGGGAGTTCATAACCAACGAGCTCAAGCCTTTCGAGAGTGTCGAGGTACTTCGACAGGTTGCCACGGTCGAGACCCGTAAAGTTGATCAGTTCTCCAAGGCTTTCATAACCAAGCGCTAGCCCCTTGAGGATCAGTTTATAGACCCTTGGCTCTCTTAGCTCCTCCCGAAGGAGAAACTCTGGCTCCTCGTAGAGGATTTCGCCCTTTTTCAATATCCTCTCCTTTATCGCGTTCTCGACGCTTAGGTTTCGGATAAGATCAAGGTAGAAGGGAACACCACCAAAGACAGCATAGATCTTCACAAGCTCCTCCATGCTTCTCTCTGGAAACATCTCGGCTATGCCTCGGATGTCAAAGGGTTTCACTTTCCAAGCCCCAGTTCTTCTGCCATAGAGGGGGCTTTTGTATTCAAGGGTTCTTTCCATCATTCCAATCGAGGATCCACAGAGAATGAGGAATATACCTGTATCTTTTAAGTATTCGTCCCATATCTTCTGAAGGACACTTAGTATTCCAGGATCAAGGGAAATTAAGTATTGAAATTCATCGAGAACTACTGCAACTCTCTCCTTTCCCATCTCTTCAGCTAGGTAGCGGAAGAGTCTTCTAAAGTCTCTTACTTCCATGAAGTATTCTCTTCTAGTTAGTTTGGTAAACTTCTCAGCTAATCCCCTGATGTTCTCTGCCATTGAATCAGCTGTGGCTAGGAAGTAAATTCCTCTTTTCCCCTTTAAGAACTCCTTTAGAAGCATTGTTTTACCGATTCTCCTCCTCCCGTAAATAATTATGAGTTGGGCACCTTCCTCTCTCCACTTTCTTTCAAGGAACTCCAGCTCTTCCTTTCTGTTAACGAACACTACTTTCACCACTAAAATGATGTTGGCAAAGTATAATAATCTTTCTACATCATTTTTCTTTGAAAGCAAGAGCAACTCTAATCGCCTTTCCTGGGCTTAAAGACTCCTATATCGGAAACTGTCACACTATAAAACTGTTCAAAAATTCGGAAAAAGACTTTTATGACAGCCCTAAAGACTTTTTATCTTCTCCCACTTCTTTATGCTTTCCTCTAATGCCTCTCTCACAGCCTTTCCGATTTCAAATCCTAACCTTGTTGCAGTCCCTGCCCACTCCACATTTCCCTGCCTGGCAAAGACTCCAATCCCATCACTAGTTGTTCCCGTAGCATTGTATCCCAGCTTGAGGAGCGTGTAAGTTTTCGCTTCAGTAGCAGTCATTATTGCATTGGCCATGGCCCCTATTGTCAGTCCCTCATCAATGACAATGGCCATGTTTATCGTCCCAGGTTCCCAAGGTTTTGGCTCTTCCCCAGCTATTGCAGGGTTCGAAATTCCTGCAGTTAGGTAAACTTCAACATTTCCAAGGCTTTTTATTGCCATAACTTTCTCTATATCCACAGCTGTCATAAAGCCTACAAAACTTCTCAGCCCGTTTTTTCTTTCAAATTCTAAGCAATCTTTCTTGTAGTCTCCTCTGTAGTTCTTCTCAACTTTCATGAAGAAGAAGCCCCTTGCTTTGGTAAGGCCTCCCCTATGGGGAGCGTTGCTTAGAGCAATTAGCTCCTCTTCAAAATGTTTGATGAAGTG contains:
- a CDS encoding ATP-binding protein — its product is MKVVFVNRKEELEFLERKWREEGAQLIIIYGRRRIGKTMLLKEFLKGKRGIYFLATADSMAENIRGLAEKFTKLTRREYFMEVRDFRRLFRYLAEEMGKERVAVVLDEFQYLISLDPGILSVLQKIWDEYLKDTGIFLILCGSSIGMMERTLEYKSPLYGRRTGAWKVKPFDIRGIAEMFPERSMEELVKIYAVFGGVPFYLDLIRNLSVENAIKERILKKGEILYEEPEFLLREELREPRVYKLILKGLALGYESLGELINFTGLDRGNLSKYLDTLERLELVGYELPYGKRKRGQYYIRDNFFNFWFRFVYPNLADLELGLVNEVWERISGEINAYYGKMFERLVREMLRLRILDFGQKGVSRWWHRGEEIDAIAELKDKLLFVEVKWKDLNRREARKILKDLKRKSERFEGEKEFLLIAKRIEDKEEGMLDLEDLEKVIRNL
- a CDS encoding adenosylcobinamide amidohydrolase, encoding MHFIKHFEEELIALSNAPHRGGLTKARGFFFMKVEKNYRGDYKKDCLEFERKNGLRSFVGFMTAVDIEKVMAIKSLGNVEVYLTAGISNPAIAGEEPKPWEPGTINMAIVIDEGLTIGAMANAIMTATEAKTYTLLKLGYNATGTTSDGIGVFARQGNVEWAGTATRLGFEIGKAVREALEESIKKWEKIKSL